In Monodelphis domestica isolate mMonDom1 chromosome 1, mMonDom1.pri, whole genome shotgun sequence, the sequence gatcctctgtctccaaatccacCATTCTTTCTACACTGCTCTAACACTATGCTATGCTTGGTtgtaataaaaactaaaataatggAGAATAGTGCAATTTCTTGTTATGTCTAAACTGATTAATATGAGTATGGTACAATATatgcaataaaatattataatagagTAATACAAAATAACTGAATGTGGAATAAGTTAATTTCTCATCATCTCTTTATTAATTTTGATATGGTAGAATAAGGGtccataaaatatatgtaagagAAAATGCTTTTAGAGAAAGGCTAGAGAACTATatgtgatttttcatttattctttagcCATTCCTTCCCATTGTTAAGGCCCAGGATTTGTATAATAACTCCTATAGCACAGCTCAAGGAATTATCCTTACTTGAATAAACCAAATCCTGTTGAGAAGAAGAATATTTTATAGTAAAAACAGGAAgaataggaaagaggaaaatgaatttgaaatggATCAAAATGGAAGTTTATATCTGATTTAAAAGATATTTGTcaaaaaaagtaataatgaaaataGAGAATAAGATTCAAAGCATATCTTGTCTTTCAGGTAACACTCCAGGCTATTAATACATGCCATGCTATTCCTTTCCTTCTGATGATTGATGGGTCATCACTTCTATTgatactgtcaacatggaatctagaagcccccaaacttgtagcctagaaagatttagtgattcccCAGTTTTACTTAGCTTGGAGGAGCTAAATAAAAACTGgggaatcactaaatctttctaggctacaagtttgggggctactagattccatgttgacaataccATGACAAATATGATCATGAGGAGTTCAAATACTTTTGGGGGTTTTTATTTGAGGTACTTGTTAATGAAGAGCTGAGTATTGTGAAGACTGAAGTTTTTTGTTCATATGTTAGGTGATGCCAGAGCTATGACAATACAAAGTTCTGGTCAGCCAGGTTGCTTCCCTCTGATCTAGAGAAAGACCTCTAGGGATGAGAATGTTGGTGAGTCATCATAACCAATTTAGTCATTCATCTTTCTGCATGAGCTATTTCGAtatactaaatattttttttaaaaaccatggaTTTTCTCACTTTGTGTATATAGCTAGATATTGCCTTGAACTAGAACTGAAACTGTACTTTTTTACTTCTGGTAAGtagaagaaactttttttttaagggtcaTGAGTAACTAACTCACTTGGGTTCTTTTAAATCGACTTGCATGCTTGTACATGTGAAATTTGCTCAAAGGCTGATTTGCTCAATTAAGAGATATTGACACACCCTGTACACACACCCATCTGCATGATAACTGGTTGGCTTAATCAATTATGTGATGATTTTGGAGCAGTTTGATGGGATAGAGATAGAAAGGTTTAATGACTGCATTTTTTTTAGCATGTCAGTTTACATTGTTgtttgaaggaaggcaggaagagggTAATCATCAGGCAACCTTATTTTCTCAACTACTGAAATTCTAATACCCCATTTCTGAATTTGTATAAACCATTCTTCAGAGCTTTTATCTTTACTTTCTTACTTGTTAATCTTGGTTTTCATCACCTCTCTATTTTCCACACATCTCTAGCAGACTACAAGATAGATGAAATATGGTGGGGATTGATTTTGGCCAGACAGAAACATTTCTATTCCTTTTCGCTTCACCTCAACTACATATTATCTGTATGTATTCCTTCAAacaactatatattatataatatataattattataatactaTAATATTATATGTGGTTTGACTTGACCTGTATATATTTACCTAATGTTCATGTTTGTCCCTCCCATTAGAATCTGAACTCCCTAATGACAGgaacaatttttttgttttgtttgctttttttactttctttgtgtcACTAATTCTTACCACAGTATTTGGTACATAGTTACAgttcaataaatgctttctgattgaCTGAATATGCAAAGAATACTCAAGGTACCTAAAAGGTAGATTTTGAGCAAGTCATATAATTATACTAAATAGAATTTGAGATCAAAATGTTATGCCAACTGAGATTTATAATCAAGACTTGTCCTAACTATAGTTACTTTAGGATAAATGCCTTATCTTGATCTTTAGTCTAACATGGGATGTAAGGATATATTAGATGTGGGATGTATGTTTTATCATACTGATCTTTCTTGTATTATTCTTTCTTCAAAGAATGATTCAAGTGCCCATTTAAGCACTCAGCGATCTAGTTTTGCAAGTTATGGTTCTTTGGGAGATCTTATATTACTGTTTCACATTATTTGATATAAATGTGATTCCCCCTAAGTTCCTCCTATCTTCTCAGTTCATGTTTTTAGTTAGTGTTAAAGTAGGAGAGCCAGTAATTGCAGACTTCCTGATTTGCTCCGTCCTGTTGGAAAAGTATAGGGTTTACTATGCAATTTATCCATCCATAATTCACATGAGTGTTTGGGAATATTGGTGATAGAAAATGAACAGTGAAGTCTTTATAATTTTGGTTTGTTCGTTCATCTAAAATCTTTATTGTAACATCTAGCATCTTATGCAGAAATGTCTTAATTCCAGTCTCATTTAGCTTCTGCATTTAAGAATTGATTTATTACCTTAAACTATGCTATATATGACATAACTTGTATTGCTGTTAGCAGAGAAAAGCTAAAATTTGCTGTGTACCACAAATGAACTTATATAGAATTGCTCCAGAACTATGTAACTATCTAATTGTGTCTCTGATATCATGTATTTATGAAATCATTTTTTATAACCACATGTAAGACTTTATGTTTGTCGCTTATCAAATTTAATTTATGAGATTTGGGTCAATGCTCTAACCTATTAAGATCCTTTTCGGATCCTATTTTCCAGTCAGTATTAGCCCTCTCTGTGAGGTTATTGGTGTTTTAATAATTTGATGAGCATGCCATCCTTGAGTTTATGCAAGTCATTGATAAAGATGTCAAGTGGCATACCAGCATATGGCATCCTTGAGCTACTCTACTAGGTTTCTACTGCCACATTAGCACTGAATGATTGAACACCTGCTCTTTGATTCTAGCCAGTCAACCATCTTAAATTCTTAAAACatctaatattattttaatttagtcCATATCTCCACCTTCTTTACAAGAAAAATGAGATACTTTTATCAGAAGTTttactaaaatctaggtaaactatgACCACAATAGTCCCTTTGTCTATTCATTTAGCAATTCTGACCCCTCACCCtcaaaaaggagaaattagtgtaGGATGAGCAATTCTTACCAAAAGTTTCTTTATGACTGAGAGATCCATCTCCAATGCTCTGTCTTAGAACTTTTTCAGGAATCTAAGGCAAATTAATTGACATAGTCAGACTTGGTTATAttcccttttggaaaaaaaatcaagatattaaTCCTTCTCTTTCCCACAATCTTTCAGATATTACTCATAGTGGCTCAGCTATTAAAtctgctaatttttaaaatactcaaTTATTTTAGGAGCTTGAAGGGATCATAATGTCAagcaaagattatttttaaaagagaaatatatttgtagtaagaggtaaagaaactgataaagaaggaaatactaCTCTATGCTGTTTTGCCAGTAAATATCTTTCCTATTGGGGTCAATTTATATCCCAGATATGCCAGCCCTCTAAACCTTGATTTTTAGGGAGTAACAAAGCTTTTTCAGGCCTATTATACGAGCAGCTATTGATGGGCTCAtcagccaaaaagaaaaaggtcAGAACTGGACCTGCAGGTTAACATATTAATTTTTAGATGACAAAAATCAGGTGGATTTATGTGAGATTCATCTCATATCTCATAATTTGTGACTCAAAAGTGATTATGAAGAGCTATGGGCTACCAAGTAGGGCTGATAGAACCTCTGTGGTCTCTTCATGTGtctacttttcttctttagaCCTTTGACCCCACATGtctctcaggtcttcctgcctctttgCCTCAGGGGTTCTTGCAGCCTAGCAGTCATGGAAGCAACTACTTAGGTGGCCTTAATGGTGGCTCTGCTGTGGCTTTTTTGAAAAGATCATGTATCTCAACCTTGTGCCTCTGGCAACTTCTCAGGATCATGGCAGCACCTAGTCCTCTGAAGTGCCCCAAGGAAAGTCTGAACCAATGGAccacttcttcctctctccctttttactGCCATAAAATAAAGTCTTTCTGCTATATCTGAACTCCTGCAGCATTTATATTGATTCACATATTCTAGAACTCAACCCATTGAGTGCTTGCTATCTTGaatgttttttcccccttgttttgGGTTTTCCTCCCTGACTAGACTCAAGGCTCTATGATTGTAAGGATCTTTTCCTTCTCATAAAGCCCTAGATTCTACAACTTTCCTGCTCTAAGATTGCCCAGAGTAAGAACACAGAGATTTGGACATCAACTTCTCAATCCTAGAAGTCTTtcacttttccagttttctctccaGAGGACCAGACTGAATATTGGAGACAGAAGAAGCTTTTTTGACTAAATATGCTTTGCACTTCACTTTTTATCAAACAATAATTCCTCAGAAATTTTGAGGTTGTTTGGTCACTATCAGTAGACTCTGAATTTTTATAAATCTAACTAAGGTCAGGAATCTTttgaaaaatgacaataattttttttctggtatCTAAGGAAGTCTTTTTAGTTTTAATGTCCCAAAGTCTATAATTGTATACAAGAGAAATAAAACCAAACATTCAATGGAACAGTAGCACTGAGTGAGATATGTAGACAAGGCATTAATCAGATGCACTAAATCCAGTGGTTATTTCTGAAATATCATCTTCCTTAAATTCACTTTTCACTGCCTAGGAGAACATATGAGGGTAGGGGCATTATGAGATTTCCCTAAAAGTGAGAAAGAATGAACCACTTTTGATTAGGAAGCAGAGTTCAGGGGAGTTAGATTCATCAGGGTTAATAAACTTTTAATTCTACTGTCTTAATCTTGCTACATCATAATATAGAAACTTAGAGAAATCAGCTGGTCCAGCACCAAAATTCCACATGGGAATAGAGGCATTTTAGGGCAGGCAGAGGCTATAGAATCACTGGAATGTATGTCTTTTCAAATTTTAGACTAATTCTTCTGTTTAGAATACTAGATCAATTTGGTTTTCCCTCAGGGTCAGGAGACATtcctaaagaagaaaaagcatttttttttcttcatgatggCAGAAAACTAGGCAGATTGTCTTGCAGTGAATAtcactttccccccttttcctttaaaaagaacaaaaagtgcTAGATAGTCCCAAGTCTCAGAATAGGCTGGCTCTGGTTCATTCATGACATAAAAAGATCAATTAAGAGACTTTTCTAATCTCTAGGATTCTAAATTTCTATAGTTTAGTTAAATTAttccttagggaaaaaaaaaatctgatgacTTCTGAACTAACCGGTTTCCCTTGTCTCACATTTTTTCCTAGCAGGAATATTCAAGTTATTCTGAGGGTGCTATAGGGAGAATTATTCAACATATAAAAGTACACTTATTATTGCCCAGTTGCATATTACTCTTGTTAGTGTAATGAAAAATTAACGTGGCTTTCAGAGTGATGATTTCACCAAGTGGTATACAAGCTGTTTATTAGAAGTCTTGTAAAGTGGGGGGTGCTAGGACCTCTTGGAATTCAGGCAGCTAGAGCCCAAGGGCTGGATGAGACATGCCTGGGTGTGGTGGAGTCTAAGCAAGTTTTTCCACATCCGCTGCTCAGACTCCATTACAGCTTTTGCCTCCTCTCAGAAACTTCTGCAACTTTCATCTTACTCTGCTAGAATGTTTCTTGCAAAGGCACTCCTGGAAGGGGCTGAAAAAGGTCTTGGAGAAGCACTCGGAGGCGTCCGTGGTGGTGGAGGGCAAAAAGGAAAGGGGCATCTGGCAGACCTTGTTGGAGGAATTGTAAACCTCATCAGCGAGGCGTCTGCAGCTAAGTATACACCGGAACCACCACCCCCTTACCAGCATTTTACAAACGTCGAAGCCAGTGAAAGTGATGAAGTTAGGCAGTTTCGTCGAGTCTTTTATCGGCTGGCGGGAGATGACATGGAAGTGGGTCCTGCCGACCTGATGAACATTCTCAACAAAGTGATTTCCAAACACAGAGAATTGAATACAGATGGTTTTAGCCTTGACACTTGCCGGAGCATTGTAGCTGTCATGGATAGCGACGCAACAGGAAAACTAGGATTTGAGGAATTTAAGTATCTGTGGAACAATATCAAGAAATGGCAATGTGTTTACAAG encodes:
- the CAPNS2 gene encoding calpain small subunit 2; this translates as MRHAWVWWSLSKFFHIRCSDSITAFASSQKLLQLSSYSARMFLAKALLEGAEKGLGEALGGVRGGGGQKGKGHLADLVGGIVNLISEASAAKYTPEPPPPYQHFTNVEASESDEVRQFRRVFYRLAGDDMEVGPADLMNILNKVISKHRELNTDGFSLDTCRSIVAVMDSDATGKLGFEEFKYLWNNIKKWQCVYKQYNTDHSTSLGGGQLKQAIQAAGFQLHEQLYQMIIRRYTEEDGSMEFTSFISCLVRLDAMFRAFKSLDGDRDGQVQVNIQEWLELTMYS